A single window of Limnothrix sp. FACHB-406 DNA harbors:
- a CDS encoding WD40 repeat domain-containing serine/threonine-protein kinase — translation MVCCLNPHCHQPMNRDDAQFCQSCGAALVAQLRNRYQPVRPVGQGGFGRSYLAIDLDRLQQPCIIKQFSPQGGNPIHSIAGGSISRGLLATDSLTGTIAQDSSYDKYEQLFAEEAQRLAELGEHPQIPALYAYFAEGGRLYLVQQFIAGDTLAQRVARVGPWSEAAVRSLLLDLLPVLQFVHGRNVIHRDIKPDNIVLPEAGEKPVLIDFGVAKQLTGETVTRGGTRVGTEGYAPLEQLRSGHAYPASDLYSLAATSLFALTGHAPEELFDPLAGRWVWSDRLQEQGRSVDPRLGQVLDRLLSDRVSERYPSAEAVITALTEGDAAPAAAPSPPVTRDLGHYKWRPTVTIAAHRDRICALAFSPNGQWLASAGGDRQIRLWQWATASLQAAWDGHDGRITALLFSPDGDSLISASSDRTVRVWPITGGPARHCLKHHQDWVSAIALSPDGQTLASSGDDGRLVLWNWRSGELLHSWRAHSRPIPALAWSHDGQVLIGGCSDGLIGFWDARSGDRLHSLQQHLGRICALQATSDGQWLISAGEDKTIKLWPLQAGQPSNDKPQHIFRDSTEAVFALAVAPHTGLLIAGGEDRKVYCWNLADQELLQVMKGHDWWVNAVAIAPDGLTLASGSGDHTIQIWQPT, via the coding sequence ATGGTTTGCTGCTTAAATCCGCACTGTCATCAACCGATGAATCGGGATGATGCCCAATTTTGCCAATCCTGCGGGGCAGCCTTGGTGGCACAGTTGCGCAATCGCTATCAACCGGTGCGGCCGGTGGGGCAAGGAGGGTTTGGCCGCAGTTATTTGGCCATTGACCTCGATCGACTCCAGCAACCTTGCATCATCAAACAGTTTTCGCCCCAAGGCGGCAACCCAATTCACTCGATCGCCGGGGGTTCCATTAGTCGCGGTCTGTTGGCGACGGACTCCCTCACCGGCACGATCGCCCAAGACAGCAGCTACGACAAATACGAGCAGCTCTTTGCCGAAGAGGCCCAACGGTTAGCGGAATTGGGCGAACATCCCCAAATTCCCGCCCTCTACGCCTATTTTGCGGAAGGGGGCCGGCTCTACTTGGTGCAGCAGTTTATTGCGGGGGACACGTTGGCCCAGCGGGTGGCCCGCGTGGGCCCCTGGAGCGAGGCGGCGGTGCGATCGCTCCTGTTGGACTTGCTGCCGGTGTTGCAGTTTGTCCATGGACGCAATGTGATTCACCGGGACATTAAGCCAGACAACATTGTGCTGCCGGAGGCGGGCGAAAAGCCGGTCTTGATTGACTTTGGCGTGGCCAAGCAACTGACGGGCGAAACGGTGACCCGGGGGGGAACCCGGGTGGGCACGGAGGGCTATGCGCCCTTGGAACAATTGCGGAGTGGCCATGCCTACCCGGCCAGCGATCTTTACAGCTTGGCGGCGACGAGTTTGTTTGCGCTCACGGGCCATGCACCGGAGGAGTTGTTTGATCCTTTGGCGGGTCGGTGGGTATGGAGCGATCGCTTGCAGGAACAGGGGCGATCGGTTGATCCGCGCCTGGGGCAAGTGCTCGATCGACTGCTGAGCGATCGCGTCAGCGAGCGTTACCCCAGCGCCGAAGCCGTGATCACCGCCCTGACGGAAGGCGACGCAGCCCCCGCGGCCGCACCCAGCCCCCCGGTCACCCGGGATCTCGGGCACTACAAGTGGCGACCCACCGTCACGATCGCGGCCCACAGAGATCGGATCTGTGCCCTGGCCTTTAGTCCCAATGGGCAGTGGCTGGCCAGCGCCGGGGGCGATCGCCAAATTCGCCTTTGGCAGTGGGCCACGGCCAGCTTGCAAGCCGCCTGGGATGGCCATGATGGGCGGATCACGGCCCTGCTCTTTAGCCCCGATGGGGACAGCCTAATTTCTGCCAGCAGCGATCGCACCGTGCGGGTTTGGCCGATCACCGGCGGCCCTGCACGCCATTGCCTCAAACATCACCAGGATTGGGTCAGCGCGATCGCCCTCTCACCCGATGGTCAAACCCTGGCCAGCAGTGGCGACGATGGGCGCTTGGTGTTGTGGAACTGGCGCAGTGGCGAACTACTCCACAGTTGGCGTGCCCACAGCCGACCGATTCCCGCCCTGGCCTGGAGCCACGATGGCCAGGTGCTCATTGGCGGGTGCAGCGATGGGCTAATTGGCTTTTGGGATGCCCGATCGGGCGATCGGCTCCACAGCCTGCAACAACACCTGGGTCGCATTTGCGCCCTGCAAGCCACCTCCGACGGCCAATGGCTAATCAGCGCTGGCGAAGACAAAACCATCAAGCTCTGGCCCCTGCAAGCCGGTCAACCCAGCAACGACAAGCCCCAGCACATTTTCCGCGACAGCACCGAAGCCGTCTTTGCCCTGGCCGTTGCGCCCCATACGGGCCTGCTGATTGCGGGCGGGGAAGATCGCAAGGTCTATTGCTGGAACCTGGCCGACCAGGAACTATTACAGGTGATGAAGGGCCATGATTGGTGGGTCAATGCGGTGGCGATCGCCCCCGATGGGTTGACCTTGGCCAGCGGCAGTGGCGATCACACCATCCAAATTTGGCAACCTACCTAA
- a CDS encoding sensor histidine kinase, with amino-acid sequence MSDKSLCPPVLHEPASSSLGLEATLADLPSYDCLVDVAVSGFALASWLARYPRVPGAIVIDRGRLEGVITRQQLLEFAIRPSGAAILEQPLQALWGYLERDCLTLPVELPIVQAMKRAVSRTIGLLTDPIVVQCAEGPRLLDTRALIVADWQIRGIETQARYERMQLQAIQNDKLASLGRLVDGVAHQILDPVGFIWGNLSHLGSYGEQLVQLVDAYRDWAEQSKQPIPWTITNLEESVDFDFLRDDLPLLLSSLRNGAERLKAIVSSLQNFCHLDDVYPHPTDLHQRLNSIVLLLQSRLSVQIEFVRNYGSLPPVCCYGSQIDRALMAVLVNAVDVLLERGTRAQLKAVTLSAAEQPYIEINTWVEQDAAAHSWAVVSIADNGPGLTAIQRQQILENFQLDRHRVKETGLTATHHIITSRHGGQLDLLDRPSGGLEVVIRLPLA; translated from the coding sequence ATGAGTGACAAGAGCCTATGCCCCCCGGTGTTGCATGAGCCGGCCAGTTCGTCCTTGGGGCTGGAGGCAACCCTGGCGGATTTACCAAGCTATGACTGCCTGGTGGATGTGGCGGTTTCGGGATTCGCGCTGGCGAGCTGGCTGGCCCGTTATCCCCGGGTTCCTGGGGCGATTGTGATCGATCGCGGCCGGCTGGAGGGGGTGATTACCCGCCAGCAATTATTGGAATTTGCCATTCGGCCTTCGGGGGCAGCCATTTTGGAGCAGCCGCTACAGGCCCTGTGGGGCTATTTGGAGCGAGATTGCCTAACTTTGCCGGTGGAGTTACCGATCGTCCAGGCCATGAAACGGGCCGTGAGCCGCACGATCGGGCTGTTGACGGATCCGATCGTGGTGCAATGTGCCGAAGGCCCTCGGCTGCTGGACACGCGCGCTTTGATTGTGGCGGATTGGCAAATTCGCGGCATTGAAACCCAGGCTCGCTATGAGCGAATGCAGCTTCAGGCGATTCAAAACGACAAGCTGGCCAGCCTGGGGCGGTTGGTGGATGGGGTGGCACACCAAATTTTGGATCCGGTGGGGTTCATTTGGGGCAACCTGAGCCATTTGGGATCTTACGGGGAACAGTTGGTGCAGTTGGTGGATGCCTACCGAGATTGGGCAGAACAGTCTAAGCAACCAATCCCCTGGACGATTACCAACTTGGAAGAGTCGGTGGATTTTGACTTTTTGCGGGATGATTTGCCGCTGTTGCTTAGTAGTTTGCGCAATGGGGCGGAACGGCTGAAGGCGATTGTCAGCAGTTTGCAAAATTTTTGCCATCTCGATGATGTGTATCCGCATCCAACGGATTTGCACCAACGGCTGAATAGCATTGTGCTGCTGCTGCAAAGTCGGTTGTCGGTACAGATTGAGTTTGTGCGCAATTACGGTTCGTTGCCGCCGGTTTGTTGCTATGGCAGTCAGATCGATCGAGCATTGATGGCGGTGTTGGTGAATGCGGTGGATGTGCTGTTGGAGCGGGGAACGCGGGCCCAACTCAAGGCGGTGACCCTGAGCGCGGCGGAACAGCCCTACATCGAAATCAACACTTGGGTGGAACAGGATGCGGCGGCTCATTCCTGGGCGGTGGTGTCGATCGCGGATAATGGCCCCGGTTTGACGGCCATTCAGCGCCAGCAAATTTTGGAAAATTTCCAGCTCGATCGCCACCGGGTCAAGGAAACGGGCCTCACGGCGACCCATCACATCATCACTTCTCGCCATGGGGGGCAGTTGGATTTGCTCGATCGCCCCAGTGGGGGTCTGGAAGTGGTGATTCGGTTGCCTTTGGCCTAG
- a CDS encoding helix-turn-helix domain-containing protein, giving the protein MGKQQGLMTAEQTCTDSACPIQVVLEAIGHKWSILILRLLRDQPRRPSELMMLLPGISSKTLTQRLRGLERHGLIVRRVYPEVPPHVEYALTAKGQEVEPVMQAMAQLGLKWVDSDDPCGCHPNAKLTVV; this is encoded by the coding sequence ATGGGTAAACAACAGGGGTTGATGACGGCTGAGCAAACCTGCACCGATAGTGCTTGCCCAATCCAGGTCGTTTTGGAGGCGATCGGTCATAAATGGTCGATCTTGATTTTGCGGCTGCTGCGCGATCAACCACGGCGGCCCAGTGAGCTGATGATGCTGTTACCCGGCATTAGCAGCAAAACGCTCACTCAACGGCTGCGGGGTCTGGAACGCCACGGCTTAATTGTGCGGCGGGTTTATCCCGAGGTGCCGCCCCACGTGGAATATGCTTTGACGGCCAAGGGTCAGGAGGTGGAACCGGTGATGCAGGCGATGGCGCAGTTGGGTTTGAAATGGGTCGATAGCGACGATCCCTGTGGTTGCCACCCCAATGCTAAGTTGACGGTCGTTTAG
- the ppsA gene encoding phosphoenolpyruvate synthase, which produces MTHATSVPHARPAADRDQALVLWFDQVGIADLPLVGGKNASLGEMIRQLTAKGVRVPNGFATTAFAYRSFIQESGLEAKLRDIFATLDVDNGESLRRCGQKARNLILHAEFPMNLQEEITRAYQALCSQYGADVDVAVRSSATAEDLPDASFAGQQETYLNVHGMAAVLEACKRCFASIFTDRAISYRQIKGFDHFEVALSVGVQKMVRSDMDSSGVIFTLDTETGFRDVVLVTAAYGLGENVVQGAVNPDEYVVFKPTLAQGKRPILSKRLGTKEIKMIYAPGSTKPTKNVPVAVADRNRYAIGDDDIVQLARWAVIIEDHYSEVRGVPTPMDIEWAKDGQTGDLFIVQARPETVQSQRSGNVLQNYVITLPPEQRPPVVITGRSVGEKVGRGRARVILDVHRIDEFEAGEVLVTNRTDPDWEPIMKKASAIVTNQGGRTCHAAIIAREMGIPAIVGAGNATSAVETGQMLTVSCCEGDEGKVYAGEVPFEIKETRLDNLPRPKTQILMNVGNPEEAFSLASLPCDGVGLARLEFIIANHIQVHPMALIQYDKLEDKSVRKQVGELTHLYKTNRPQYYVEKLAQGVGTIAAAFYPKPVIVRMSDFKTNEYANLLGGRQFEPIEENPMIGWRGASRYYDPKFRAAFALECQALKRVRDDMGLTNVIPMIPFCRTPEEGMRVLEVMAENGLKRGENGLQVYVMCELPSNVIAGDAFSEVFDGFSIGSNDLTQLTLGLDRDSALVAHLFDERCPAVKRMVSMAIKTAKANGRKIGICGQAPSDYPEFAQFLVQEGIDSISLNPDSVLKTLLAIADIETETVP; this is translated from the coding sequence ATGACACATGCCACGTCAGTGCCTCATGCCCGCCCTGCGGCCGATCGCGATCAGGCGTTAGTGCTTTGGTTCGATCAAGTGGGCATTGCCGATTTGCCCTTGGTTGGCGGTAAGAATGCCTCTTTGGGGGAAATGATTCGTCAGTTGACCGCGAAGGGCGTGCGCGTTCCGAACGGATTTGCCACCACGGCGTTTGCCTACCGGTCGTTTATTCAAGAATCGGGGTTAGAAGCCAAGCTGCGGGACATTTTTGCCACCTTGGATGTGGATAATGGCGAAAGTTTGCGGCGGTGTGGTCAAAAGGCTCGGAATTTGATTTTGCACGCGGAATTTCCGATGAATTTGCAAGAGGAAATCACCCGGGCTTACCAGGCGCTCTGTTCGCAATACGGGGCGGATGTGGATGTGGCGGTGCGATCGAGCGCCACGGCGGAAGATTTGCCCGATGCCAGCTTTGCGGGGCAACAGGAAACCTATCTGAACGTCCATGGCATGGCGGCGGTGTTGGAAGCCTGTAAGCGCTGTTTTGCGTCGATTTTCACCGATCGCGCCATTTCCTACCGCCAAATTAAGGGCTTTGACCACTTTGAAGTGGCCCTGTCCGTGGGGGTGCAAAAGATGGTGCGCTCCGACATGGACAGTTCGGGCGTGATTTTCACCCTGGACACGGAAACCGGCTTCCGGGATGTGGTGCTGGTGACGGCGGCCTATGGTTTGGGCGAAAACGTGGTGCAAGGGGCGGTGAACCCCGATGAATACGTGGTCTTTAAGCCCACCTTGGCCCAGGGCAAGCGGCCCATTCTGAGTAAGCGGCTGGGCACGAAAGAGATCAAGATGATCTATGCGCCGGGCAGCACTAAACCCACCAAGAATGTGCCAGTGGCCGTGGCCGATCGCAACCGCTATGCGATCGGGGACGATGACATTGTGCAACTGGCCCGCTGGGCGGTGATCATTGAGGATCACTATTCCGAAGTGCGTGGCGTGCCGACTCCGATGGACATCGAGTGGGCCAAAGATGGGCAAACGGGCGATTTGTTTATTGTGCAAGCCCGCCCGGAAACGGTGCAGTCCCAACGCAGCGGGAATGTGCTGCAAAACTACGTGATTACGCTGCCGCCCGAACAACGGCCACCGGTGGTGATTACCGGTCGCAGCGTCGGTGAAAAGGTGGGCCGCGGTCGAGCAAGGGTAATTTTGGACGTGCATCGCATTGACGAGTTCGAGGCGGGTGAAGTGCTGGTGACCAACCGCACGGATCCGGACTGGGAACCGATCATGAAGAAGGCCAGCGCGATCGTCACCAACCAAGGCGGGCGCACCTGTCACGCGGCGATCATTGCCCGCGAAATGGGCATCCCGGCGATCGTGGGGGCCGGCAACGCCACCAGTGCCGTGGAAACGGGCCAAATGCTCACGGTGTCCTGTTGTGAAGGAGACGAAGGCAAGGTCTATGCCGGAGAAGTGCCCTTTGAGATTAAGGAAACTCGCCTGGATAATTTGCCCCGACCCAAGACCCAGATCTTGATGAATGTGGGCAACCCGGAAGAGGCGTTCAGTCTGGCCTCGTTGCCCTGTGATGGGGTGGGTTTGGCCCGGTTGGAGTTCATTATTGCCAACCACATCCAAGTACACCCGATGGCTCTGATCCAGTACGACAAGCTGGAGGATAAGTCGGTGCGTAAGCAGGTGGGCGAGTTGACGCACCTGTATAAGACCAATCGTCCGCAATACTATGTGGAGAAGCTGGCCCAAGGGGTGGGCACGATCGCGGCGGCCTTCTATCCCAAGCCGGTGATTGTGCGGATGTCGGATTTCAAGACCAATGAATATGCCAACCTGCTGGGTGGGCGGCAATTCGAGCCGATCGAAGAAAACCCGATGATTGGCTGGCGCGGCGCATCTCGCTACTACGATCCGAAATTCCGGGCCGCCTTCGCGTTGGAATGCCAGGCCCTGAAGCGGGTGCGGGACGACATGGGCTTAACCAATGTGATTCCGATGATTCCGTTCTGCCGCACACCGGAAGAGGGAATGCGGGTGTTGGAGGTGATGGCGGAAAACGGCCTGAAACGGGGCGAAAACGGCTTGCAGGTCTATGTGATGTGCGAGCTGCCGAGCAACGTGATCGCGGGCGATGCCTTCAGCGAGGTGTTTGATGGGTTCTCGATCGGCTCCAATGACCTGACGCAACTCACGTTGGGTCTCGATCGCGATTCCGCCTTGGTGGCGCACCTGTTCGATGAACGCTGCCCGGCGGTGAAACGGATGGTTAGCATGGCGATTAAGACCGCCAAGGCCAACGGCCGCAAAATTGGGATTTGTGGTCAAGCGCCCAGTGATTACCCCGAATTTGCCCAATTCCTGGTGCAGGAGGGGATTGACTCCATCAGCTTGAACCCGGATTCGGTCTTGAAGACGCTGCTGGCGATCGCGGACATTGAAACGGAGACCGTGCCATAG
- a CDS encoding energy-coupling factor ABC transporter ATP-binding protein — MQGQPKPDERGLFPNDRVTEPAIAVRQVSFQWATDKPVLKNCSLSVPAGEFWMLLGTNGSGKSTLMQLLAGLNQPSSGQVLLRRPVGFVFQNPDRQLVMPTVGADVAFGLAEENLSAIETRDRIRSALAELNILDLERRPIYALSGGQKQRVAIAGAIATRCEVLLLDEPTALLDPDSQLDLVRCVRQLVDDRGITALWVTHRLEELDYCDGAFLLENGQVVAAGKPAAMRDRLLTP, encoded by the coding sequence ATGCAAGGCCAGCCCAAACCGGATGAGCGGGGATTGTTCCCAAACGATCGGGTGACGGAACCAGCGATCGCAGTGCGGCAGGTCTCGTTCCAGTGGGCAACTGATAAACCCGTCCTGAAAAACTGTTCCCTGAGCGTGCCCGCCGGGGAATTTTGGATGCTGCTGGGAACCAATGGCAGCGGCAAATCAACCCTGATGCAGCTCTTGGCGGGGTTAAACCAACCGAGCAGCGGCCAGGTGTTGTTGCGGCGGCCCGTGGGCTTTGTGTTCCAAAATCCCGATCGCCAATTGGTGATGCCTACGGTGGGGGCAGATGTGGCCTTTGGGTTAGCTGAAGAGAATTTGTCGGCGATCGAAACGCGCGATCGAATCCGCAGCGCCCTGGCTGAACTCAATATTTTGGACTTGGAGCGCCGCCCGATCTACGCCCTCAGTGGCGGCCAAAAGCAACGGGTGGCCATTGCCGGAGCGATCGCCACCCGTTGCGAAGTCTTGTTGCTCGATGAACCCACCGCCCTGCTCGACCCCGACAGTCAATTGGACTTGGTGCGCTGCGTGCGTCAGTTAGTGGACGATCGGGGAATCACGGCCCTTTGGGTGACCCATCGCCTCGAAGAACTGGACTATTGCGATGGGGCCTTTTTGCTGGAAAACGGGCAGGTTGTGGCCGCCGGCAAACCAGCGGCCATGCGCGATCGACTCCTGACCCCGTAA
- a CDS encoding aspartate-semialdehyde dehydrogenase yields the protein MRPSAWAIELASFWRSWGEKTLAGYRVAILGATGAVGTELLQLLEERQFPIAELKLLASARSAGQTCTFGGETLTVEATTAEAFKDVDIVLASAGGSTSKAWIDTIVAAGAVTIDNSSAFRMRPDVPLVVPEVNPDAAADHEGIIANPNCTTILMAVATWPLHLVQPIQRIVAATYQSASGAGARAMEEVKVQSRAILDGGEPVAEILPYPLAFNLFPHNSPLGANGYCEEEMKMVNETRKIFGTEALRVTATCVRVPVLRAHSEALNLEFAEPFPVDRAREILKSAAGVTLLEDWERNYFPMPIDASGKDDVLVGRIRQDISNPNAIDLWLCGDQIRKGAALNAVQIAELLVEKGWVKRKSAR from the coding sequence ATGCGCCCCTCTGCATGGGCGATCGAGTTGGCTAGTTTTTGGCGTTCCTGGGGAGAGAAGACCTTGGCTGGATATCGCGTCGCCATTTTGGGCGCTACGGGCGCTGTGGGTACGGAGCTGCTGCAATTGCTGGAAGAACGGCAGTTCCCGATCGCAGAACTGAAGTTGCTGGCTTCGGCGCGATCGGCCGGCCAGACCTGTACCTTTGGCGGCGAAACCCTGACCGTAGAAGCCACCACCGCCGAGGCGTTCAAGGACGTGGATATTGTCCTGGCCTCGGCCGGCGGCAGCACCTCCAAGGCTTGGATTGACACGATCGTGGCTGCTGGAGCCGTGACGATCGATAATTCCAGCGCCTTTCGGATGCGGCCCGATGTGCCCCTGGTGGTGCCCGAAGTGAACCCCGACGCAGCGGCCGACCACGAAGGGATCATCGCCAACCCCAACTGCACTACGATCCTGATGGCGGTGGCCACTTGGCCCTTGCATTTGGTGCAACCGATCCAGCGGATTGTGGCCGCCACCTACCAATCGGCCAGCGGCGCGGGCGCTCGGGCCATGGAAGAGGTAAAGGTGCAATCACGGGCGATTTTGGATGGGGGGGAGCCGGTGGCGGAAATTTTGCCCTATCCCTTGGCCTTTAACCTGTTCCCACACAATTCGCCCCTGGGAGCCAATGGCTACTGCGAAGAAGAAATGAAAATGGTGAACGAAACCCGCAAAATCTTTGGCACCGAAGCCCTACGGGTGACGGCCACTTGCGTGCGCGTGCCGGTGTTGCGGGCCCACTCGGAGGCGCTGAATTTGGAATTTGCGGAGCCGTTCCCGGTCGATCGCGCCCGCGAGATCCTGAAATCGGCGGCCGGTGTGACGCTGCTGGAAGATTGGGAGCGCAACTATTTCCCGATGCCGATCGATGCCAGCGGCAAAGACGACGTGTTGGTGGGTCGGATTCGCCAAGATATTTCCAACCCCAATGCGATCGACCTGTGGCTCTGTGGCGACCAAATTCGCAAGGGTGCGGCCCTGAATGCGGTGCAAATCGCGGAACTGCTGGTGGAAAAAGGCTGGGTGAAGCGCAAATCCGCCCGTTAA
- the tig gene encoding trigger factor, whose protein sequence is MKVTQEKLSASQVSLTIEVPAELSAKVYEDTLSKYAKAVKLPGFRKGKVPRAVLIQQIGPAALKAASLDELVEAGVKAAIKQEKIEPAGQAQITSSEEELFSKFEPGQTLTFAVKLDVVPDIDLPPYSGLTVQAERVDPDPSRVDRILEQQRESSADLIPVEGRPAQLGDAVVIDYKGTLTPEEGKTDPEDLSGLEATDFQVDLDQKKFIPGFVDGIVGMNAGESKSITVRFPADYGREDLQDREVTFEITLHDIKERELPELTDEFIKSISKYETLADLRAEFESQYQQEADEQTEQNKEAALIAALIDNVDVDLPESLVQQEVRGIVNQSMYQLQSQGIDVRKFMNDELMANMQQTARPDAIRQVKTDLVLRAVGRKESIEVSDEEVQTRAKELKAALSGQKVDRARLESVVYEDLYRGKVLTWLKENNSFELLEPGSLSQAEESEATEAEETPAAEATVDVTAESAADTDTDDTDAAGKKGAAKKGKGKKAD, encoded by the coding sequence ATGAAAGTCACCCAGGAAAAACTGTCCGCCAGTCAGGTTAGCCTCACGATCGAAGTGCCCGCTGAACTGTCGGCCAAGGTCTACGAAGACACCCTCAGTAAGTACGCCAAAGCCGTCAAACTTCCTGGGTTCCGCAAGGGCAAAGTGCCCCGCGCCGTGTTGATTCAGCAAATTGGCCCCGCCGCCCTCAAGGCCGCCAGTCTGGATGAGTTGGTGGAAGCGGGCGTGAAAGCCGCCATCAAGCAAGAAAAAATCGAACCCGCCGGCCAGGCCCAAATCACCTCCTCCGAAGAGGAATTGTTCTCGAAGTTTGAGCCGGGCCAAACCCTGACCTTTGCGGTCAAGCTGGATGTGGTTCCCGACATTGACCTGCCCCCCTACAGCGGCTTGACCGTTCAGGCCGAGCGCGTTGATCCCGATCCCAGCCGGGTCGATCGGATCCTGGAACAGCAACGGGAATCCTCCGCCGACTTGATTCCCGTGGAAGGTCGCCCGGCCCAGTTGGGCGATGCTGTGGTGATTGACTACAAAGGAACCCTTACCCCCGAAGAAGGCAAAACCGATCCGGAAGATCTCTCCGGTCTGGAAGCGACGGATTTCCAAGTGGATTTGGATCAGAAGAAATTCATCCCCGGCTTTGTGGATGGGATCGTGGGCATGAATGCCGGTGAGAGCAAGTCAATCACCGTGCGCTTCCCGGCGGATTACGGCCGCGAAGACCTGCAAGATCGCGAAGTCACCTTTGAGATCACCCTGCATGACATCAAAGAGCGCGAACTGCCCGAGCTGACCGACGAATTCATCAAGTCGATCAGCAAATACGAAACCCTGGCGGATCTGCGGGCTGAGTTTGAGTCCCAGTACCAACAGGAAGCCGACGAGCAAACCGAGCAGAACAAGGAAGCAGCCCTGATTGCCGCCTTGATTGACAATGTGGATGTGGATTTGCCCGAAAGCCTGGTGCAGCAAGAGGTGCGCGGGATTGTGAACCAGTCCATGTATCAACTGCAAAGCCAGGGCATTGATGTGCGCAAGTTCATGAACGATGAACTGATGGCCAACATGCAGCAAACGGCGCGCCCAGATGCCATTCGGCAAGTGAAGACGGATTTGGTGCTGCGGGCTGTGGGTCGCAAAGAGTCGATCGAGGTCAGCGATGAGGAAGTGCAAACCCGCGCGAAGGAGCTGAAGGCGGCCCTTTCTGGCCAAAAGGTCGATCGCGCTCGGTTGGAATCCGTGGTTTACGAAGACCTGTACCGGGGCAAGGTGCTGACTTGGTTGAAGGAAAACAACAGCTTTGAGCTGCTGGAACCCGGTTCCCTGAGCCAGGCGGAAGAGTCAGAAGCAACCGAAGCGGAGGAAACCCCCGCCGCTGAAGCCACGGTCGATGTGACCGCTGAGAGCGCCGCCGACACTGACACCGACGACACCGACGCAGCCGGTAAAAAGGGCGCGGCCAAGAAGGGCAAGGGCAAGAAGGCCGACTAA
- the trxA gene encoding thioredoxin, which yields MAAATAVTDANFEAEVLQSTVPVLVDFWAPWCGPCRMVAPVVDEIAQEFDKKVKVVKLNTDENPGIASQYGIRSIPTLMIFKGGDRVDMVVGAVPKTTLAGTLAKYVD from the coding sequence ATGGCGGCAGCAACGGCAGTTACCGACGCAAACTTCGAGGCAGAAGTGCTCCAAAGCACAGTCCCAGTATTGGTAGATTTCTGGGCACCCTGGTGCGGGCCTTGTCGGATGGTAGCGCCGGTGGTTGATGAAATCGCCCAAGAATTTGACAAAAAAGTGAAGGTTGTGAAGCTGAACACCGATGAAAATCCTGGCATTGCAAGCCAGTACGGTATCCGCAGCATTCCTACCCTCATGATTTTCAAGGGTGGCGATCGCGTGGATATGGTTGTGGGCGCAGTGCCGAAGACCACGTTGGCCGGCACACTTGCCAAGTACGTTGATTAG
- a CDS encoding LOG family protein — MVDLLDRLETLPNSGLVQLALETVLELADSHADRLDWKILNGALIDMQRAIEVFYPYRHVRKVAIFGSARTPEQEPEYEAALTFARCITARGFMAITGAGPGIMQAANEGAGREKSFGLNIQLPFEQTSNPHIDGDPKLVNFKYFFTRKLFFLRESDAVALFPGGFGTQDEAFECLTLSQTGKFGPAPIVLLDRPGGDYWQTWEAYHRDHLLHRGLISPEDLNLYFMTDRPAAACDYIADFYRIYHSSRYVGDRLVLRLRTELSDEWLAKLNETFSDILVSGAIEKSAALPAERNSPTVGLPRLVMTFNQRDLGRLHQLIHQINQFQPATTLFPHPEVK, encoded by the coding sequence ATGGTGGATTTGCTCGATCGCCTGGAAACCCTTCCCAACAGCGGCCTGGTGCAATTAGCCCTTGAAACTGTTTTGGAATTGGCCGACAGCCACGCCGATCGCCTGGATTGGAAAATTCTGAACGGTGCGCTGATCGACATGCAACGGGCGATCGAGGTGTTCTATCCCTATCGCCATGTGCGGAAGGTGGCCATCTTTGGCTCGGCCCGCACACCCGAACAAGAGCCGGAATATGAGGCGGCCTTGACTTTTGCCCGTTGCATCACGGCTCGGGGCTTCATGGCCATCACGGGAGCCGGCCCAGGCATTATGCAGGCGGCCAACGAGGGGGCCGGCCGGGAAAAATCCTTTGGCCTCAATATCCAATTGCCCTTTGAGCAAACCTCTAATCCCCACATTGACGGGGATCCCAAGCTGGTGAACTTCAAGTATTTCTTTACGCGCAAACTGTTCTTCTTGCGCGAAAGCGATGCGGTGGCGCTGTTTCCCGGGGGCTTTGGCACACAGGATGAGGCGTTTGAGTGCCTCACGCTGTCGCAAACGGGTAAGTTTGGCCCGGCTCCCATTGTGCTGCTCGATCGCCCCGGTGGAGACTATTGGCAAACCTGGGAAGCCTACCACCGTGACCACCTGCTGCACCGTGGCCTGATCAGCCCCGAAGATTTGAATTTGTATTTCATGACCGATCGCCCGGCCGCCGCCTGTGACTATATCGCCGACTTCTATCGGATTTATCATTCCAGTCGCTATGTGGGCGATCGGCTGGTGTTGCGATTGCGAACGGAACTGTCGGATGAATGGTTGGCAAAACTGAACGAAACCTTCAGTGACATTTTGGTCAGTGGGGCGATCGAAAAGTCCGCCGCTCTGCCCGCAGAACGCAACAGCCCTACGGTGGGGTTGCCGCGCTTGGTGATGACGTTTAACCAACGGGATTTGGGTCGGTTGCACCAGTTAATTCACCAAATCAATCAATTTCAGCCTGCCACGACGCTGTTTCCGCATCCGGAGGTGAAATAG